A window of the Archocentrus centrarchus isolate MPI-CPG fArcCen1 chromosome 17, fArcCen1, whole genome shotgun sequence genome harbors these coding sequences:
- the emilin2a gene encoding EMILIN-2, giving the protein MRLLSMKSRRGEMDWLWTFFTLILNFQLTHGTPLSYDLFQGSAYTGAVHRHRNRNWCAYVVQKNVSCAVQGSVESFQEPVVAPCPAYQPDCQKQVTYTTRFRPTYKLAYKTVTELEWRCCPSYQGPNCKDLKPASDRQTVQGTQPYSSPNPGHGTRYIQRPERRQTPQHETRPGGTDKVRLLEGEVQRLSQTVLDLQSALTGLTANLRSDLQEGTKQMLVTLLNNIRPPDSATDAGTEENPAVLDGHQATRGGMPGQKDIEKIVARLDDISNALQSKDEALEDLRGITTSHEGQIRVLMDASQSQASTIADFDVIQTYIDGKFEKLKKEIDQNVEEQMAKVQSSCNDKLQKLQKTCEDSHDEVLDRFTKLVNSKEADLRKEIRSLLLDMAAADGPVRTQRQTDPSKEDKEHSDHKDLWREIDRITEAYRILNVRIDNELAHLSSPQEGVSDFSVLIQELEARINITEQNAETHCFYIEEKLTRTIAEEVAALRQLLDGRLNSVEDQFTNILVEMSKKDFPGTLSDSIDGIQAEVNNNKLLLQGLDDKINTVGELCSAGCAGSENIAREVTAAPKPYAIENILKDLYRYRNDLDILHTDVSSNTAKLRQLEDLVQRYSAADERSVQTMDDFKKGLINLQNNVLGLAGAVTGLGDSLGKYNQDIHKINSTCCYAERSGEGNTARDNGDTSDATQRKVGELEDRLDRLTRQVSSELNECKQNTQGVSDGISAVDGRVTRLEKVCGKLDGVSANIKELKDGLERHVGGLHDCVYRMNVTCGNHGAEINALQSSLQKFQAQLSAIAKHVSKDGAAKEPGMTFRPEMPASLPDRTRIQQIHIPLIIPPVPSNPRQPYSPGQPVQPNTHIINISPPSQPSSPQQPGMPTLPRISMRPVVETGEAGPPGYNRRVTVRRGSEDSSSHRVKGFAGAPGYPPLKLASFKPQPARRQAPIAAKVPWNVVYQTPADSPVSADSSALADTFSFSAGLTQQPFSGDFGIIRFNRVLVNDGGHYNPTTGIFTVPLDGRYLISGVLTAKKGDRVEAVLSVSNRSIQRLQSSARPLAGPAGGNCGSGGTVSFSLILPLRKGDQVALVRTRGQLATTEAREILSTYSGIFLYSPQAKR; this is encoded by the exons atgcgTTTGTTAAGTATGAAGTCCAGGCGTGGAGAGATGGACTGGCTGTGGACATTTTTCACACTGATTTTAAACTTTCAGCTCACTCACGGGACTCCCTTATCTTATGACTTATTCCAAGGGTCTGCATACACTGGAGCGGTGCATAGACACAGAAACAG GAACTGGTGCGCCTATGTGGTGCAAAAGAACGTGAGCTGCGCCGTGCAGGGGAGTGTGGAGAGCTTCCAGGAGCCCGTGGTGGCCCCCTGCCCAGCCTACCAGCCCGACTGCCAGAAACAAGTGAC ATACACAACTCGGTTTCGACCCACATACAAGCTTGCCTACAAGACGGTCACAGAGTTAGAGTGGAGATGCTGTCCTAGTTACCAAGGTCCAAACTGTAAAGATTTAAAACCAGCTTCTGACCGGCAAACAGTGCAGGGAACGCAGCCATACAGCTCACCAAATCCTGGACATGGGACCAGATACATACAGA GGCCAGAACGAAGACAGACTCCACAGCATGAGACAAGGCCTGGTGGGACAGATAAGGTGCGTCTTCTGGAAGGTGAAGTTCAGCGTCTGTCTCAGACAGTCCTGGATCTCCAGTCTGCTTTGACGGGGTTAACTGCAAACCTCCGCAGTGACCTGCAAGAGGGCACAAAGCAGATGCTGGTAACACTTCTGAACAACATACGCCCACCAGACAGTGCCACAGATGCAGGCACAGAGGAGAACCCGGCTGTGTTGGATGGCCATCAGGCTACCAGAGGTGGGATGCCAGGACAGAAGGACATAGAAAAAATCGTAGCTCGTTTGGATGATATCAGCAATGCTCTGCAAAGCAAGGATGAAGCTTTGGAAGACTTAAGAGGAATCACAACCAGTCATGAGGGGCAGATACGTGTCCTGATGGATGCCTCTCAATCTCAGGCTTCAACCATAGCAGATTTTGATGTTATACAGACCTATATTGATGGAAAATTTGAAAAGCTCAAGAAAGAGATAGACCAGAATGTGGAGGAACAAATGGCCAAAGTTCAGAGCTCATGCAATGACAAGCTCCAGAAGTTGCAGAAGACCTGTGAAGATAGCCATGATGAAGTTTTGGACAGGTTTACCAAGTTGGTGAATTCCAAGGAGGCCGATCTGAGAAAGGAGATCCGATCACTGCTTCTAGACATGGCTGCCGCAGATGGACCTGTACGAACTCAAAGGCAGACAGATCCATCCAAAGAGGACAAAGAACACAGTGACCATAAAGACCTGTGGCGTGAGATTGACCGTATTACAGAGGCTTACCGCATCCTGAATGTCCGCATTGACAACGAGTTGGCACACCTGTCTTCTCCTCAGGAAGGTGTCAGCGACTTTTCTGTATTGATTCAGGAGCTGGAGGCCCGTATAAATATTACAGAACAAAACGCAGAGACTCACTGCTTCTATATCGAGGAGAAGCTAACCCGTACAATTGCAGAAGAAGTGGCAGCTCTTCGGCAGCTTCTGGACGGGCGTTTGAACAGTGTGGAGGACCAGTTTACGAACATTCTGGtggaaatgagcaaaaaagATTTCCCAGGGACATTAAGCGACTCCATTGATGGCATCCAGGCAGAAGTTAATAACAACAAGCTCCTCCTCCAAGGTTTGGATGATAAGATTAATACTGTTGGAGAGTTGTGCTCTGCAGGATGTGCAGGATCAGAAAATATCGCAAGAGAAGTAACTGCTGCGCCTAAACCTTATGCtatagaaaacattttaaaggacCTGTATCGATATAGAAATGATCTGGACATCCTTCACACAGACGTGAGTTCCAACACAGCCAAGCTCAGGCAACTGGAAGATCTTGTTCAAAGGTATTCAGCAGCAGATGAGAGAAGTGTGCAGACGATGGATGACTTCAAGAAGGGACTGATTAATCTCCAAAATAATGTGCTTGGTCTGGCTGGTGCTGTTACTGGGTTGGGTGATTCCTTAGGCAAATACAACCAAGATATCCACAAAATAAACTCCACATGCTGCTATGCAGAGCGGAGTGGAGAAGGAAATACAGCACGGGACAATGGGGATACATCTGACGCCACTCAACGTAAGGTGGGGGAGCTGGAGGATAGGCTCGATAGGCTTACCAGGCAGGTGTCATCTGAACTGAATGAATGTAAACAGAACACACAGGGAGTTTCTGATGGCATCTCCGCTGTGGATGGGCGTGTAACCCGACTTGAAAAGGTGTGTGGAAAGTTAGATGGAGTTTCTGCTAATatcaaagagctgaaagatGGGCTGGAGAGACATGTTGGCGGCCTGCACGACTGCGTCTACAGGATGAACGTCACGTGTGGAAATCACGGAGCAGAAATCAACGCTCTGCAGAGTTCTTTGCAGAAGTTTCAGGCACAGCTGTCTGCCATAGCCAAACACGTTTCGAAAGATGGCGCTGCCAAAGAGCCAG GAATGACCTTTAGACCAGAGATGCCTGCCTCTTTGCCAGACAGAACCAGAATCCAACAAATCCACATTCCTCTCATCATTCCTCCTGTGCCATCCAACCCCAGACAGCCATACAGTCCAGGACAACCAGTGCAGCCAAATACACACATAATAAATATCAGCCCACCAAGCCAGCCTTCAAGTCCCCAGCAACCAGGCATGCCGACTCTGCCCCGGATTTCCATGAGGCCTGTAGTGGAGACAGGAGAGGCAGGACCTCCAGGATACAACCGCAGGGTGACTGTGCGAAGAGGGTCTGAGGACTCTTCTAGCCACCGTGTCAAAGGGTTTGCAGGAGCACCAG GCTATCCTCCTCTGAAGCTTGCTTCATTCAAACCTCAACCAGCCAGACGCCAAG CTCCCATAGCAGCAAAGGTACCCTGGAACGTGGTTTATCAAACTCCAGCTGACTCACCAG tttcAGCTGACAGTAGCGCTTTGGCAGACACCTTCTCCTTCTCTGCTGGCCTCACACAGCAGCCTTTCTCTGGAGATTTTGGCATCATTCGCTTTAACAGGGTCCTAGTGAACGACGGAGGACATTACAATCCCACCACAG GGATCTTTACTGTACCACTGGATGGCCGATACCTGATTTCAGGTGTGCTCACTGCAAAGAAGGGTGACCGCGTAGAAGCTGTCCTGTCTGTGTCTAACCGCAGTatacagaggctgcagagctcaGCGAGACCCCTGGCTGGCCCAGCTGGTGGTAATTGTGGTTCTGGAGGCACAGTATCTTTCAGTCTTATCCTACCCCTTAGAAAAGGAGACCAAGTGGCTCTGGTAAGAACCAGAGGCCAGCTGGCTACAACTGAAGCCAGGGAGATCCTCTCCACCTACAGCGGCATCTTTCTGTACTCACCACAAGCCAAAAGATAG